The Serpentinimonas maccroryi genome has a segment encoding these proteins:
- a CDS encoding NAD(P)/FAD-dependent oxidoreductase, which translates to MRVAVVGSGIAGLAAAYALRTHAHVTLFEAGPYFGGHTHTVDVTLPGPDGAVCTHGVDTGFLVYNERTYPRLIALLAELGVPSAASDMSFSVQVPQGARWLEWSGTDLGTVFAQRRNLLDPRFWGMLRDLLRFNALCTRLAQSGDQAEAMQQPLQDFLQQHRFGAAFRDWYLLPMLGCIWSCPTDQMLQFPVATMVRFCHNHGLIQIRNRPQWFTVRGGARQYVQKIVASLPDARLNAPVQRIERDEHGAWLHSPAGVERFDLVVVATHTDQALALLDQPSAAEQAVLGAIRYQHNRAVLHTDTAVLPQQRSAWAAWNYERAADAGSEAARVCLHYLINRLQPLPFAQPVVVSLNPVRAIDPAKVIRQIDYAHPVFDQAAIAAQRRLAELQGQQHTWFCGAWAGYGFHEDGLKSGQAAAQALLRAAAFVQGAPRSGQTRAPAQPSPALHEVPA; encoded by the coding sequence TTGCGCGTGGCCGTGGTGGGCTCGGGCATCGCCGGGCTGGCGGCTGCCTATGCGCTGCGCACGCACGCCCACGTGACCCTGTTCGAGGCCGGGCCCTACTTTGGCGGCCACACCCACACCGTGGACGTGACCCTGCCCGGCCCCGACGGCGCCGTCTGCACGCACGGTGTCGATACGGGTTTTTTGGTCTACAACGAGCGCACCTACCCGCGTCTGATTGCCCTGCTGGCCGAGCTCGGGGTGCCGTCAGCAGCTTCGGATATGTCGTTTTCGGTGCAGGTGCCGCAGGGCGCGCGCTGGCTGGAGTGGAGCGGCACCGATTTGGGTACTGTGTTTGCGCAGCGGCGCAACCTGCTCGACCCACGCTTTTGGGGTATGTTGCGCGACCTGCTGCGCTTCAACGCCCTGTGCACGCGGCTGGCGCAAAGCGGCGACCAAGCCGAGGCCATGCAGCAGCCCTTGCAGGATTTTTTGCAGCAGCACCGCTTTGGCGCTGCCTTTCGCGACTGGTACCTGCTGCCCATGCTGGGCTGCATCTGGAGCTGCCCCACCGACCAAATGCTGCAATTCCCCGTGGCCACCATGGTGCGCTTTTGCCACAACCACGGGCTGATTCAAATCCGCAACCGGCCGCAGTGGTTTACCGTGCGCGGCGGCGCGCGCCAGTATGTGCAAAAAATCGTCGCCAGCCTGCCCGATGCGCGCCTCAACGCCCCGGTGCAGCGCATCGAGCGCGACGAGCACGGCGCTTGGCTGCACAGCCCAGCCGGGGTCGAGCGCTTTGACCTGGTGGTGGTGGCCACCCACACCGACCAAGCGCTGGCGCTGCTCGATCAGCCCAGCGCCGCCGAGCAAGCCGTGCTGGGCGCCATCCGCTACCAGCACAACCGCGCCGTGCTGCACACCGACACGGCGGTGCTGCCGCAGCAGCGCAGCGCTTGGGCGGCGTGGAACTACGAGCGCGCCGCCGACGCCGGCAGCGAAGCGGCCCGTGTCTGCTTGCATTACCTCATCAACCGCTTGCAGCCGCTGCCCTTTGCGCAGCCGGTGGTGGTGTCGCTCAACCCGGTGCGCGCCATCGATCCGGCCAAAGTCATCCGGCAGATCGACTACGCGCACCCGGTGTTTGACCAAGCCGCCATCGCCGCCCAGCGCCGCTTGGCCGAGCTGCAAGGGCAGCAGCACACCTGGTTTTGTGGCGCTTGGGCCGGATACGGTTTTCACGAAGACGGGCTCAAATCCGGCCAAGCGGCGGCCCAAGCCCTGCTGCGTGCTGCCGCATTTGTTCAGGGTGCGCCGCGTTCGGGGCAGACGCGCGCTCCCGCGCAACCCAGCCCCGCGCTGCACGAGGTGCCGGCGTGA
- a CDS encoding MerR family transcriptional regulator, translating to MERETGLGKDTLRVWERRYGFPNPSRDAHGERRYDEAQLQRLRLIKRLLDAGQRPHQVVPLPEAELQARLQERLQAQHAGQPPSPHPALEPVLCQQWLSALQANQTETLRLRLHEQLLRHGLGQTIEDFIVPLSVAVGQAWLDERISVFQEHLHSEIVQSVLRQALVQLDQQGHSGTPPRVLLTTLPNEHHALGLLMAECFLALQHCQRFALGPTTPVLEVLAAAQQLQIDAVALSFSSPHPPNEVLTALRQLRAQLPSTVALWVGGNAPVLRSPRLPAGVTALRRACELEAVVAQWRAEHSAA from the coding sequence ATGGAGCGTGAAACCGGTTTGGGCAAAGACACGCTGCGCGTTTGGGAGCGCCGCTACGGCTTTCCCAACCCCAGCCGCGACGCCCATGGCGAGCGCCGCTACGACGAAGCCCAGCTGCAGCGCCTGCGCCTGATCAAGCGCCTGCTGGATGCTGGGCAGCGACCGCACCAGGTGGTGCCCCTGCCCGAGGCCGAGCTGCAAGCCCGGCTGCAGGAGCGGTTGCAGGCGCAGCACGCCGGCCAGCCCCCTTCACCCCACCCTGCGCTGGAGCCCGTGCTGTGCCAGCAGTGGCTCAGCGCGCTGCAAGCGAACCAAACCGAGACCCTGCGCCTGCGGCTGCACGAGCAGCTGCTGCGCCACGGGCTGGGGCAGACGATCGAGGATTTCATCGTGCCCTTGAGCGTGGCCGTGGGGCAGGCGTGGTTGGACGAACGCATTTCGGTGTTCCAAGAGCACCTGCACAGCGAGATCGTGCAATCGGTGCTGCGCCAAGCGCTGGTGCAGCTCGATCAGCAAGGCCACAGCGGCACCCCGCCCCGGGTGTTGCTCACCACGCTACCCAACGAACACCACGCCTTGGGGCTGCTGATGGCCGAGTGCTTTCTGGCGCTGCAACACTGCCAGCGCTTTGCGCTGGGCCCCACCACCCCGGTGCTCGAGGTGCTGGCGGCGGCGCAGCAGCTGCAGATCGACGCCGTGGCCTTGAGCTTTAGCTCGCCCCACCCGCCCAACGAGGTGCTAACCGCCTTGCGCCAGCTGCGCGCGCAGCTGCCCAGCACGGTGGCGCTGTGGGTGGGCGGCAACGCCCCGGTGCTGCGCTCGCCGCGCCTGCCTGCGGGCGTGACCGCCTTGCGCCGCGCCTGCGAGCTCGAGGCGGTGGTGGCGCAGTGGCGGGCCGAGCACAGCGCCGCTTGA
- the hisD gene encoding histidinol dehydrogenase, which yields MTTPAAPAASAALTTPLQARPLRLSTQQPDFEAQFAQRLHWSAAADAAIEQRVLDIVADVRARGDAAVLDCTHRFDRLHAPSMAALELQPSELQAAFEQIPDAQREALLQAAARVRRYHEAQLQACGQSWSYRDADGSLLGQKVTPLERVGIYVPGGRAAYPSSVLMNAIPAQVAGVAEIVMVVPTPDGTKNALVLAAAHVAGVTRAFTIGGAQAVAALAYGTQSVPRVDKITGPGNAYVASAKKHVFGQVGIDMIAGPSEILVLADGSTPPDWVAMDLFSQAEHDELAQSILLSPDAAYLDAVQAAIDRLLPEMPRAAIIAASLNGRGALIQTRSLEEACAISNRIAPEHLELACREPQRWEPLLQHAGAIFMGAYTSESLGDYCAGPNHVLPTAGTARFSSPLGVYDFQKRSSLIEVSAAGAQTLGRIASVLAHGEGLQAHARAAEMRLHPSTNG from the coding sequence ATGACCACGCCCGCTGCACCTGCTGCATCCGCCGCACTCACCACGCCTTTGCAAGCGCGCCCGCTGCGCCTGAGCACGCAGCAGCCCGACTTCGAGGCCCAATTCGCCCAGCGCCTGCACTGGTCGGCCGCGGCCGACGCCGCCATCGAGCAGCGCGTGCTCGATATCGTGGCCGACGTGCGCGCCCGCGGCGACGCCGCCGTGCTCGACTGCACGCACCGCTTCGACCGCCTGCACGCCCCGAGCATGGCGGCGCTGGAGTTGCAACCGTCGGAACTGCAAGCCGCCTTTGAGCAGATCCCCGACGCCCAGCGCGAGGCGCTGCTGCAAGCGGCCGCGCGCGTGCGCCGCTACCACGAGGCCCAGCTGCAGGCCTGCGGCCAAAGCTGGAGCTACCGCGACGCCGACGGCAGCTTGCTGGGGCAAAAGGTCACGCCGCTCGAGCGCGTGGGCATCTACGTACCCGGCGGGCGCGCCGCGTACCCGTCCTCGGTGCTGATGAACGCCATACCGGCCCAAGTGGCGGGGGTGGCCGAGATCGTGATGGTGGTGCCCACGCCCGACGGCACCAAAAATGCGCTGGTGCTGGCCGCCGCCCACGTGGCCGGGGTCACGCGCGCCTTCACCATCGGCGGCGCGCAGGCGGTGGCGGCGCTGGCCTATGGCACCCAGAGCGTGCCCCGGGTGGACAAGATCACCGGCCCCGGCAACGCCTACGTGGCCAGCGCCAAAAAGCACGTGTTTGGCCAAGTGGGCATCGACATGATCGCCGGCCCGAGCGAGATTCTGGTGCTGGCCGACGGCAGCACGCCGCCCGACTGGGTGGCCATGGATTTGTTCAGCCAGGCCGAGCACGACGAGCTGGCGCAGTCGATCCTGCTCAGCCCCGACGCGGCTTACCTCGATGCGGTGCAGGCGGCGATCGATCGCCTGCTGCCCGAGATGCCGCGCGCCGCCATCATCGCCGCCAGCCTCAACGGCCGCGGCGCCCTGATCCAGACCCGCAGCCTCGAAGAAGCCTGCGCCATCAGCAACCGCATCGCGCCCGAGCACCTCGAGCTCGCCTGCCGCGAGCCGCAGCGCTGGGAGCCGTTGCTGCAGCACGCTGGCGCCATTTTCATGGGCGCCTACACCAGCGAGAGCCTAGGCGACTACTGTGCCGGCCCCAATCACGTGCTGCCCACGGCCGGCACGGCGCGCTTTTCCAGCCCGCTCGGGGTCTATGATTTTCAAAAACGCAGCAGCCTGATCGAGGTCAGCGCCGCCGGCGCGCAGACGCTGGGCCGCATCGCCAGCGTGCTTGCGCACGGCGAGGGCCTGCAGGCGCACGCCCGCGCGGCCGAGATGCGGCTGCACCCGTCCACAAACGGCTAA
- the hisG gene encoding ATP phosphoribosyltransferase, whose amino-acid sequence MSADRITLALSKGRIYDETLPLLQAAGIEVLEHPERSRKLILPTNHPALNVVLVRASDVPTYVQYGGADLGVCGKDTLLEHEAEWGGAANVGLYQPLDLQIARCRMSVAVRADFDYVRAVRQGARIRVATKYVAIAREFFASKGVHVDLIKLYGSMELAPLTGLADAIVDLVSTGNTLKANQLVEVERIMDISSRLVVNQGALKVKRALLRPLLDAFAQAAPQAQAAQSAGAAPAPGVLA is encoded by the coding sequence ATGAGTGCCGACCGCATCACGCTGGCCCTGTCCAAAGGCCGCATCTACGACGAAACCCTGCCGCTGCTGCAAGCCGCCGGCATCGAGGTGCTGGAGCACCCCGAGCGCTCGCGCAAGCTGATCCTGCCCACCAACCACCCGGCGCTGAATGTGGTGCTGGTGCGCGCCTCCGACGTGCCCACCTACGTGCAGTACGGCGGCGCCGACTTGGGCGTGTGCGGCAAAGACACGCTGCTCGAACACGAGGCCGAGTGGGGCGGGGCGGCCAACGTCGGGCTGTATCAGCCGCTCGATCTGCAGATCGCGCGCTGCCGCATGAGCGTGGCGGTGCGCGCCGATTTTGACTACGTGCGCGCCGTGCGCCAAGGCGCGCGCATCCGCGTGGCCACCAAATACGTGGCGATCGCGCGCGAGTTTTTTGCCAGCAAAGGCGTGCACGTCGATCTGATCAAGCTCTACGGCAGCATGGAACTGGCGCCCTTGACCGGGCTCGCCGACGCCATCGTCGATCTGGTCTCGACCGGCAACACGCTCAAGGCCAACCAGCTGGTGGAGGTCGAGCGCATCATGGACATTTCCTCGCGCCTGGTGGTCAACCAGGGAGCGCTCAAGGTCAAGCGCGCGCTGCTGCGGCCGCTGCTCGATGCCTTTGCGCAGGCGGCGCCGCAAGCGCAAGCCGCCCAGTCCGCTGGGGCCGCCCCGGCGCCGGGGGTGCTGGCATGA
- the murA gene encoding UDP-N-acetylglucosamine 1-carboxyvinyltransferase, giving the protein MDKLRIQGGQRLHGEVPISGAKNAALPELCATLLTDEPVTLRNVPRLRDVATMRRLLEHMGVQVQTHGERGGLTLHAGAALEPLAPYELVKTMRASVLVLGPLLARLGRARVSLPGGCAIGSRPVDQHIKGLQAMGAQIAIEHGYMVAQLAPGQSRLRGARIATDMITVTGTENFLMAATLAEGETVLENAAQEPEVTDLAELLIAMGAQIEGHGSSRIRIQGVERLHGAEHAVVADRIEAGTFLCAVAACGGAVHLRHARGEHLEALIEKLREAGVSVQASADGLQVQSPGAALLRAQSFRTTEYPGFPTDMQAQFMALNAVAQGSSSVTETIFENRFMHVHELQRLGAKIRIDGRLALIEGLGGSGAHLSGATVMATDLRASASLVIAGLVAEGETVVDRIYHLDRGYDQMELKLRALGAQIERIA; this is encoded by the coding sequence ATGGACAAACTGCGCATTCAAGGCGGCCAGCGCCTGCACGGCGAGGTGCCGATCTCGGGCGCCAAAAACGCCGCCCTGCCCGAGCTCTGCGCCACCTTGCTCACCGACGAGCCGGTGACGCTGCGCAACGTGCCGCGCCTGCGCGACGTGGCCACCATGCGCCGCCTGCTGGAACACATGGGCGTGCAGGTGCAGACCCACGGCGAGCGCGGCGGCCTGACGCTGCACGCCGGCGCGGCGCTCGAGCCGCTGGCCCCCTACGAGCTGGTCAAGACCATGCGCGCCTCGGTGCTGGTGCTCGGGCCGCTGTTGGCGCGGCTGGGGCGGGCGCGGGTGTCGCTGCCGGGCGGTTGCGCCATCGGCTCGCGCCCGGTCGATCAGCACATCAAGGGCTTGCAGGCCATGGGGGCGCAGATCGCCATCGAGCACGGCTACATGGTGGCGCAGCTGGCACCGGGCCAGAGCCGGCTGCGCGGCGCGCGCATCGCCACCGACATGATCACCGTCACCGGCACCGAAAACTTCCTCATGGCTGCCACCTTGGCCGAGGGCGAAACCGTGCTCGAAAACGCCGCCCAAGAGCCCGAAGTCACCGATCTGGCCGAGCTGCTGATCGCCATGGGGGCGCAGATCGAGGGCCACGGCAGCAGCCGCATCCGCATCCAGGGCGTCGAGCGCCTGCACGGGGCCGAGCACGCGGTGGTGGCCGACCGCATCGAGGCCGGCACCTTTTTGTGCGCCGTGGCCGCTTGCGGCGGTGCCGTGCACCTGCGCCACGCCCGCGGCGAGCACCTCGAGGCGCTGATCGAAAAGCTGCGCGAGGCCGGGGTGTCGGTGCAAGCCAGCGCCGACGGCTTGCAGGTGCAGTCGCCCGGCGCGGCGCTGCTGCGCGCGCAGAGCTTTCGCACCACCGAATACCCGGGCTTCCCGACCGATATGCAGGCCCAGTTCATGGCCCTCAACGCCGTGGCGCAGGGCAGCAGCAGCGTCACCGAAACCATTTTCGAGAACCGCTTCATGCATGTGCACGAGTTGCAGCGGCTCGGGGCCAAAATCCGCATCGACGGCCGGCTGGCGCTGATCGAAGGGCTGGGCGGCAGCGGCGCGCACCTGTCGGGCGCCACCGTCATGGCCACCGACTTGCGAGCCTCCGCCAGCTTGGTCATCGCCGGGCTGGTGGCCGAGGGCGAAACCGTGGTCGATCGCATCTACCACCTAGACCGCGGCTACGATCAGATGGAGCTCAAACTGCGCGCCCTGGGCGCCCAAATCGAGAGGATCGCATGA
- a CDS encoding BolA family protein — MTAQELQTLIAAHLDCLHLEVNGDGRHWYAVVVSPAFEGKRLIARHQMVYAAMGERIRRDEVHALSMQTHTPAEWSARQANPA, encoded by the coding sequence ATGACCGCGCAAGAACTGCAAACCCTCATCGCCGCCCACCTCGACTGCCTGCACCTCGAGGTGAACGGCGACGGCCGCCACTGGTACGCCGTGGTGGTTTCGCCCGCCTTTGAGGGCAAGCGCCTGATCGCGCGCCACCAGATGGTCTATGCCGCGATGGGCGAGCGCATCCGGCGCGACGAGGTGCACGCGCTCTCGATGCAAACGCACACCCCGGCCGAATGGTCGGCGCGCCAAGCCAACCCGGCTTAA
- a CDS encoding ABC transporter permease, which produces MSGWQTLFYKEVLRFWKVGFQTVAAPVVTALLYLLIFGHVLQDRVQMFEGVLYTSFLLPGLIMMSVLQNAFANSSSSLIQSKVMGNLVFVLLTPLSHWAWFVAYVGSSIVRGLAVGLCVWLVTVWFVGVYIAYPLWILVFAVLGAGLLGALGVIAGLWADKFDQMAAFQNFLILPATFLSGVFYSIHSLPPFWQFVSHLNPFFYMIDGFRYGFLGQGDVSPWLSLAVLGVAWVLVGGLALHLLKSGYKLRH; this is translated from the coding sequence ATGAGCGGCTGGCAGACCCTGTTTTACAAAGAGGTGCTGCGCTTCTGGAAAGTGGGCTTTCAGACCGTGGCGGCGCCGGTGGTCACGGCGCTGTTGTATCTGCTGATCTTTGGCCACGTGCTGCAAGACCGCGTGCAGATGTTTGAGGGCGTGCTCTACACCAGCTTTTTGCTGCCAGGTCTGATCATGATGAGCGTGTTGCAAAACGCCTTTGCCAACAGCTCGTCGAGCCTGATCCAAAGCAAGGTCATGGGCAACTTGGTGTTCGTGCTGCTCACGCCGCTGTCGCACTGGGCCTGGTTCGTGGCCTACGTGGGCTCGTCGATCGTGCGCGGGCTTGCGGTGGGCTTGTGCGTGTGGCTGGTGACGGTGTGGTTTGTGGGCGTGTACATCGCTTATCCGCTCTGGATTCTGGTGTTTGCCGTGCTCGGGGCCGGGCTGCTCGGGGCCTTGGGCGTGATCGCCGGGCTGTGGGCCGACAAGTTTGACCAGATGGCGGCGTTTCAGAACTTCCTCATCCTTCCGGCCACGTTTTTGAGCGGTGTGTTTTACTCCATCCACTCGCTGCCGCCGTTTTGGCAGTTCGTCAGCCACCTGAACCCGTTTTTCTACATGATCGACGGCTTTCGCTACGGCTTCCTCGGCCAGGGCGATGTTTCGCCATGGCTGTCGCTGGCGGTGCTCGGCGTTGCTTGGGTGCTGGTCGGCGGGCTGGCGCTGCATCTGCTCAAATCGGGCTATAAGCTGCGGCACTGA
- a CDS encoding ABC transporter ATP-binding protein — protein sequence MPLSSATAAVSFQQVSKRYRSAGAELQALDGVSFDIEPGEFFGLLGPNGAGKTTLISILAGLAHASSGRVTVLGADVASDYATARRRLGVVPQELVFDPFFTVREALRFQSGYFGIRGNEGWIDELLAGLGLADKANANMRQLSGGMKRRVLVAQALVHRPPVIVLDEPTAGVDVELRQTLWQFISGLNRQGSTVLLTTHYLEEAEALCGRIAMLKDGRVLALERTSVLLKRASSAKVLRFKTDQALPPALAAQARVTGRVVQLPVPDAAALERTLAELRLAGLQIDDLEISQADLEDVFLELMRAGVAS from the coding sequence ATGCCCCTTAGCTCTGCCACTGCCGCCGTATCGTTTCAGCAGGTCTCGAAGCGCTACCGCAGCGCCGGCGCCGAGCTGCAGGCGCTCGACGGCGTGAGCTTTGACATCGAGCCGGGCGAGTTTTTTGGCCTGCTCGGCCCCAACGGCGCCGGCAAAACCACCCTCATCAGCATCTTGGCCGGTTTGGCGCACGCCAGCAGCGGCCGCGTGACCGTGCTCGGTGCCGACGTGGCCAGCGACTACGCCACCGCGCGCCGGCGCCTGGGCGTGGTGCCGCAAGAGCTGGTGTTTGACCCCTTTTTTACGGTGCGCGAGGCGCTGCGCTTTCAGTCGGGCTACTTCGGCATCCGCGGCAACGAAGGCTGGATCGACGAGCTGCTGGCCGGCTTGGGGTTGGCCGACAAGGCCAACGCCAACATGCGCCAGCTCTCGGGCGGCATGAAGCGGCGCGTGCTGGTGGCGCAGGCGCTGGTGCACCGCCCGCCGGTGATCGTGCTCGACGAGCCCACCGCCGGCGTCGATGTCGAGCTGCGCCAAACGCTGTGGCAGTTCATCTCTGGGCTCAACCGCCAAGGCAGCACGGTGTTGCTCACCACCCACTACCTCGAAGAAGCCGAGGCGCTGTGCGGGCGCATCGCCATGCTCAAAGACGGGCGGGTGCTGGCGCTGGAGCGCACCTCGGTGCTGCTCAAGCGCGCCAGCAGCGCCAAGGTGCTGCGCTTCAAAACCGACCAAGCCTTGCCGCCGGCGCTGGCGGCGCAGGCGCGGGTGACCGGGCGCGTGGTGCAGTTGCCGGTGCCCGACGCGGCTGCGCTCGAGCGCACCTTGGCCGAGTTGCGCCTGGCCGGCCTGCAGATCGACGACCTCGAAATCAGCCAAGCCGACCTCGAAGACGTGTTCCTCGAGCTGATGCGTGCGGGGGTGGCGTCATGA
- a CDS encoding STAS domain-containing protein: MSTAPSAVLAAPRSLPDLPQRLTHEQADAYVQRCLAVMESGGAVPVSPATAVSPAPAQTAAALWSLDAAALQHFDSSALAALLAVARLLQARGGRLQVLHMPLRLRELAALYGVSELLAA, translated from the coding sequence ATGAGCACGGCCCCCAGTGCAGTCTTGGCCGCGCCCCGCAGCCTGCCCGACTTGCCGCAGCGCCTGACGCACGAGCAGGCCGATGCCTACGTGCAGCGCTGTCTGGCGGTGATGGAGTCAGGCGGCGCTGTCCCTGTGTCCCCAGCCACCGCCGTTTCGCCCGCGCCAGCCCAGACTGCCGCCGCCCTCTGGTCGCTCGATGCCGCTGCCTTGCAGCACTTCGATTCGTCGGCGCTGGCGGCGCTGCTGGCGGTGGCGCGCTTGCTGCAGGCGCGGGGCGGCCGCCTGCAGGTGCTGCACATGCCGCTGCGCCTGCGCGAACTGGCGGCCCTTTACGGCGTGAGCGAACTGCTGGCCGCTTAA
- a CDS encoding MlaC/ttg2D family ABC transporter substrate-binding protein, whose translation MKHDLPPLTLPAASRRAALYALGALGTLGVVGAALLAPARVAAQTLEAPDALIMRVGLEVLRQIQADPVLRSGDIDRIMALVDGQLMPHVNFRRMTASAVGRFWRQATPEQRTRLQDEFKLLLVRTYSGALSHVTDQTLVLRPSRFTPQDTEVVVRTELRGRSEPIQIDYRLERTPQGWKVFDFNVMGIWLVDTYRNQFTTEINARGIDGLIAALTERNRAGAAAART comes from the coding sequence ATGAAACACGACTTGCCACCACTCACTCTGCCCGCGGCCTCGCGCCGCGCTGCGCTCTACGCCCTTGGTGCCCTTGGAACCCTCGGGGTGGTGGGCGCTGCCCTGCTGGCGCCTGCCCGGGTGGCTGCGCAAACCCTCGAGGCTCCCGATGCGCTCATCATGCGCGTGGGCCTCGAGGTGCTGCGCCAGATCCAAGCCGACCCGGTGTTGCGCAGCGGCGACATCGACCGCATCATGGCGCTGGTGGATGGCCAGCTGATGCCGCACGTCAACTTTCGCCGCATGACCGCCTCGGCCGTGGGGCGCTTCTGGCGCCAGGCCACACCCGAGCAGCGCACCCGGTTGCAAGACGAGTTCAAACTGTTGCTGGTGCGCACCTACTCGGGTGCCCTCAGCCACGTGACCGACCAAACGCTGGTGCTGCGCCCCAGCCGCTTCACCCCGCAAGACACCGAGGTGGTGGTGCGCACCGAGCTGCGCGGGCGCAGCGAACCGATCCAGATCGACTACCGGCTCGAGCGCACCCCGCAGGGCTGGAAGGTATTTGACTTCAACGTCATGGGCATCTGGCTGGTGGACACCTACCGCAACCAGTTCACCACCGAGATCAACGCCCGCGGCATCGACGGCCTGATCGCGGCGCTGACCGAGCGCAACCGCGCCGGTGCGGCGGCGGCGCGCACCTGA
- a CDS encoding VacJ family lipoprotein — MNRLQGVKNVQGVQIAHGAAHPPPRAGWLGLGCATLALMVLSGCATGPDANPQDPLEPLNRQVQQFNDAVDRTIARPIAVAYRDTVPSPLRTGVNNFFNNLRDVWSFVNASLQARPQEAVENFTRVKINTFFGFGGVLDIATEAGVERTPLDFGHTLGRWGVPPGPYLVLPLMGPSTLRDAVGQVVGQNADPIGTVEPSADRGALTVLRLTDNRADLLPATDMVDRIALDRYSFIRDAFLQRRAAQIRTDEFPDEEESAPEAAPAPAPAPTSVPAQ, encoded by the coding sequence ATGAACCGTTTACAGGGCGTGAAAAATGTGCAGGGCGTGCAGATTGCGCATGGTGCCGCACACCCCCCGCCGCGCGCCGGGTGGCTGGGCCTAGGCTGCGCAACCTTGGCGCTGATGGTCTTGAGCGGCTGCGCCACCGGCCCCGACGCCAACCCCCAAGACCCGCTGGAGCCGCTCAACCGCCAGGTGCAGCAGTTCAACGACGCCGTGGACCGCACCATCGCGCGCCCCATCGCCGTCGCCTACCGCGACACCGTGCCCTCGCCGCTGCGCACCGGGGTCAACAACTTTTTCAACAACCTGCGCGACGTTTGGTCGTTCGTCAACGCCAGTCTGCAGGCGCGGCCGCAAGAGGCGGTGGAAAACTTCACCCGCGTCAAGATCAACACTTTCTTTGGCTTTGGCGGCGTGCTCGACATCGCCACCGAGGCTGGGGTCGAGCGCACCCCGCTTGATTTTGGCCACACCTTGGGGCGCTGGGGCGTGCCGCCTGGCCCCTATCTGGTGCTGCCGCTCATGGGTCCATCCACCTTGCGCGATGCCGTGGGCCAGGTGGTGGGCCAAAACGCCGACCCGATCGGCACCGTGGAGCCCAGCGCCGACCGCGGCGCACTCACGGTGTTGCGCCTGACCGACAACCGCGCCGACCTGTTGCCCGCCACCGACATGGTGGACCGCATCGCGCTGGACCGCTACAGCTTCATCCGCGATGCGTTTTTGCAACGCCGTGCGGCGCAAATCCGCACCGATGAGTTCCCCGATGAGGAGGAATCCGCGCCCGAAGCTGCTCCCGCTCCCGCTCCCGCCCCCACTTCGGTGCCGGCACAGTAA
- the mlaD gene encoding outer membrane lipid asymmetry maintenance protein MlaD produces the protein MQSSVKDVWVGLFVLLGALALLFLSLQAANLLQINWQPTYQVTARFDNIGGLRAGATVRSAGVPVGRVQAITFNDQTFQADVTLVLQKRYAFPSDSSFQILTSGLLGEQYVGIVPGGADENLADGATVTLTQSAIVLENLIGQFLFNRAADSGADGAAASQ, from the coding sequence ATGCAAAGCTCGGTCAAAGATGTGTGGGTGGGCCTGTTCGTGCTGCTGGGGGCGCTGGCGTTGCTGTTTTTGTCGCTGCAGGCGGCCAACTTGTTGCAGATCAATTGGCAGCCCACCTACCAGGTGACGGCGCGCTTTGACAACATCGGCGGCCTGCGCGCCGGGGCCACGGTGCGCAGCGCCGGGGTGCCTGTCGGGCGGGTGCAGGCCATCACCTTCAACGACCAGACTTTTCAGGCCGACGTCACGCTGGTGCTTCAAAAGCGCTATGCTTTTCCCAGCGACAGCTCGTTTCAAATCCTGACCAGCGGCCTGCTGGGTGAGCAGTACGTGGGCATCGTGCCCGGCGGGGCCGACGAAAACCTGGCCGACGGGGCCACGGTCACGCTGACGCAGTCGGCGATCGTGCTCGAGAATCTGATCGGACAGTTTTTGTTCAACCGCGCCGCCGACTCCGGTGCCGACGGTGCCGCTGCCAGCCAGTGA